From a region of the Globicephala melas chromosome 19, mGloMel1.2, whole genome shotgun sequence genome:
- the LOC115847696 gene encoding zinc finger protein 649-like isoform X4 encodes MMKAQGTWTVLLQGSLTLKDVAVDFTWEEWQLLDPDQKDLYRDVMLENYSNLVSIGYQVNKPDILSKLEQGEPPWTLEDEVHSHPHPGMQDPSSPTRHRTCTLCIGRN; translated from the exons atgatgaAGGCTCAG GGCACATGGACTGTGTTGTTACAGGGATCGCTGACACTGAAGGATGTGGCCGTGGACTTCACATGGGAGGAGTGGCAGCTCCTGGACCCTGATCAGAAGGACCTGTACAGGGACGTGATGCTGGAGAACTATAGCAACCTGGTGTCCATAG GGTATCAAGTTAACAAACCTGATATACTCTCCAAGTTGGAACAAGGAGAACCACCATGGACCTTAGAAGATGAAGTTCACAGTCACCCCCATCCAG gcatgcaggatcccagctccccaacAAGGCAccgaacctgcaccctctgcattggaag AAATTGA
- the LOC115847696 gene encoding zinc finger protein 649-like isoform X2 translates to MMKAQGSLTLKDVAVDFTWEEWQLLDPDQKDLYRDVMLENYSNLVSIGYQVNKPDILSKLEQGEPPWTLEDEVHSHPHPEIDKVDDHMQPHWQNQSILKMLEQCYEQNAFENIIYQSKSCFPLRPNHDVFDLHGKTMKSYLDVINLSTSCKKIESAEFNGDGRSFLHVDHEQTHTEIKHRDIHKIENTHECTECGKAFLKKSRLNEHKRIHTEKKPHRCSVCGKTFSKKFKLTEHQRTHKGEKPHECRECGKAFLRKFQLTEHQKTHTGNKPHVCSVCAKAFYRKFKLTEHQRTHTGEKPYECPECGKAFFRKAELVIHQRNKRGEKPHVCNECGKGFSRKSQLILHQKIHTGEKSYICSECGKGFIQKGNLIIHQRTHTGEKPYGCTECGKAFSQKACLIAHQRFHTGKTPFVCTDCGKSCSQKSGLIKHQRIHTGEKPYACSDCGKAFTTKTMLIVHQRTHTGERPYGCNECGKAFSHMSCLVKHKRTHTREKQVDSVKVEYPSTKGHSLLDTSELMQGENTVNMVTVQMPSATPQTSLNISGLLADRNVVLMEQPEARGAPSGDNREFVQERNFMNAMNVVMPSVVNYILFYVTKNT, encoded by the exons atgatgaAGGCTCAG GGATCGCTGACACTGAAGGATGTGGCCGTGGACTTCACATGGGAGGAGTGGCAGCTCCTGGACCCTGATCAGAAGGACCTGTACAGGGACGTGATGCTGGAGAACTATAGCAACCTGGTGTCCATAG GGTATCAAGTTAACAAACCTGATATACTCTCCAAGTTGGAACAAGGAGAACCACCATGGACCTTAGAAGATGAAGTTCACAGTCACCCCCATCCAG AAATTGATAAAGTGGATGATCATATGCAGCCACACTGGCAAAACCAAAGTATACTGAAAATGTTGGAACAGTGTTATGAACAGAATGCATTTGAGAATATTATTTATCAGAGCAAAAGTTGTTTTCCTTTGAGGCCAAATCATGATGTATTTGATTTACATGGGAAAACTATGAAATCATATTTAGATGTAATCAACCTGAGTACAAGCTGCAAAAAAATAGAGTCTGCTGAGTTTAATGGAGATGGGAGATCCTTTCTCCATGTTGATCATGAGCAAACTCATACTGAAATTAAACATCGGGACATACACAAAATAGAGAATACCCACGAATGtactgaatgtgggaaagccttcctCAAGAAGTCTCGGCTCAATGAACATAAGAGAATTCATACAGAAAAGAAACCCCACAGATGTAGTGTCTGTGGGAAAACCTTCTCCAAGAAGTTCAAGCTCACTGAACATCAGCGAACTCACAAAGGAGAGAAACCCCATGAGTGCcgtgaatgtggaaaagccttcctCAGGAAATTTCAGCTTACTGAACATCAGAAGACTCATACAGGAAATAAACCCCATGTATGCAGTGTATGTGCGAAAGCATTCTACAGAAAGTTCAAGCTAACTGAACACCAGAGaactcatacaggagagaaaccctatgaatgtccTGAATGTGGCAAAGCCTTCTTTAGGAAGGCAGAGCTCGTTATAcatcagagaaacaaaagaggagaaaaaccCCATGTATGCAATGAGTGTGGGAAAGGTTTCTCCAGAAAATCACAGCTCATTCTGCACCAGAAAATTCATACAGGAGAGAAATCTTATATatgcagtgaatgtggaaaagGTTTCATACAGAAGGGCAATCTTATTATACATCAACgaactcacactggagagaaaccctatggaTGCACTGAATGTGGTAAGGCCTTCAGCCAGAAGGCATGCCTCATAGCACATCAGCGATTTCATACAGGAAAGACTCCCTTTGTATGTACTGACTGTGGAAAATCTTGTTCACAGAAATCAGGACTCATtaaacatcagagaattcacacaggagagaaaccctatgcatgcagtgactgtgggaaagccttcactACAAAGACAATGCTCATTGTCCATCAAAGAACTCACACGGGAGAGAGGCCCTATGGATGCAATGAGTGTGGGAAAGCTTTCTCCCACATGTCATGCTTGGTTAAACATAAGAGGACACACACAAGAGAGAAACAAGTAGATTCAGTGAAGGTGGAATATCCTTCCACAAAGGGTCACAGCTTATTAGATACTAGTGAACTCATGCAGGGGGAAAACACTGTTAATATGGTGACTGTGCAGATGCCTTCTGCAACCCCTCAGACATCATTAAACATCAGTGGGCTCCTAGCAGATAGGAATGTAGTCCTTATGGAACAGCCAGAGGCCAGAGGTGCACCCTCAGGAGATAACAGAGAGTTTGTGCAGGAGAGAAACTTCATGAATGCAATGAATGTGGTTATGCCTTCAGTGGTcaattatatcttattttatgTCACAAAAAACACATAG
- the LOC115847696 gene encoding zinc finger protein 649-like isoform X1, with protein sequence MMKAQGTWTVLLQGSLTLKDVAVDFTWEEWQLLDPDQKDLYRDVMLENYSNLVSIGYQVNKPDILSKLEQGEPPWTLEDEVHSHPHPEIDKVDDHMQPHWQNQSILKMLEQCYEQNAFENIIYQSKSCFPLRPNHDVFDLHGKTMKSYLDVINLSTSCKKIESAEFNGDGRSFLHVDHEQTHTEIKHRDIHKIENTHECTECGKAFLKKSRLNEHKRIHTEKKPHRCSVCGKTFSKKFKLTEHQRTHKGEKPHECRECGKAFLRKFQLTEHQKTHTGNKPHVCSVCAKAFYRKFKLTEHQRTHTGEKPYECPECGKAFFRKAELVIHQRNKRGEKPHVCNECGKGFSRKSQLILHQKIHTGEKSYICSECGKGFIQKGNLIIHQRTHTGEKPYGCTECGKAFSQKACLIAHQRFHTGKTPFVCTDCGKSCSQKSGLIKHQRIHTGEKPYACSDCGKAFTTKTMLIVHQRTHTGERPYGCNECGKAFSHMSCLVKHKRTHTREKQVDSVKVEYPSTKGHSLLDTSELMQGENTVNMVTVQMPSATPQTSLNISGLLADRNVVLMEQPEARGAPSGDNREFVQERNFMNAMNVVMPSVVNYILFYVTKNT encoded by the exons atgatgaAGGCTCAG GGCACATGGACTGTGTTGTTACAGGGATCGCTGACACTGAAGGATGTGGCCGTGGACTTCACATGGGAGGAGTGGCAGCTCCTGGACCCTGATCAGAAGGACCTGTACAGGGACGTGATGCTGGAGAACTATAGCAACCTGGTGTCCATAG GGTATCAAGTTAACAAACCTGATATACTCTCCAAGTTGGAACAAGGAGAACCACCATGGACCTTAGAAGATGAAGTTCACAGTCACCCCCATCCAG AAATTGATAAAGTGGATGATCATATGCAGCCACACTGGCAAAACCAAAGTATACTGAAAATGTTGGAACAGTGTTATGAACAGAATGCATTTGAGAATATTATTTATCAGAGCAAAAGTTGTTTTCCTTTGAGGCCAAATCATGATGTATTTGATTTACATGGGAAAACTATGAAATCATATTTAGATGTAATCAACCTGAGTACAAGCTGCAAAAAAATAGAGTCTGCTGAGTTTAATGGAGATGGGAGATCCTTTCTCCATGTTGATCATGAGCAAACTCATACTGAAATTAAACATCGGGACATACACAAAATAGAGAATACCCACGAATGtactgaatgtgggaaagccttcctCAAGAAGTCTCGGCTCAATGAACATAAGAGAATTCATACAGAAAAGAAACCCCACAGATGTAGTGTCTGTGGGAAAACCTTCTCCAAGAAGTTCAAGCTCACTGAACATCAGCGAACTCACAAAGGAGAGAAACCCCATGAGTGCcgtgaatgtggaaaagccttcctCAGGAAATTTCAGCTTACTGAACATCAGAAGACTCATACAGGAAATAAACCCCATGTATGCAGTGTATGTGCGAAAGCATTCTACAGAAAGTTCAAGCTAACTGAACACCAGAGaactcatacaggagagaaaccctatgaatgtccTGAATGTGGCAAAGCCTTCTTTAGGAAGGCAGAGCTCGTTATAcatcagagaaacaaaagaggagaaaaaccCCATGTATGCAATGAGTGTGGGAAAGGTTTCTCCAGAAAATCACAGCTCATTCTGCACCAGAAAATTCATACAGGAGAGAAATCTTATATatgcagtgaatgtggaaaagGTTTCATACAGAAGGGCAATCTTATTATACATCAACgaactcacactggagagaaaccctatggaTGCACTGAATGTGGTAAGGCCTTCAGCCAGAAGGCATGCCTCATAGCACATCAGCGATTTCATACAGGAAAGACTCCCTTTGTATGTACTGACTGTGGAAAATCTTGTTCACAGAAATCAGGACTCATtaaacatcagagaattcacacaggagagaaaccctatgcatgcagtgactgtgggaaagccttcactACAAAGACAATGCTCATTGTCCATCAAAGAACTCACACGGGAGAGAGGCCCTATGGATGCAATGAGTGTGGGAAAGCTTTCTCCCACATGTCATGCTTGGTTAAACATAAGAGGACACACACAAGAGAGAAACAAGTAGATTCAGTGAAGGTGGAATATCCTTCCACAAAGGGTCACAGCTTATTAGATACTAGTGAACTCATGCAGGGGGAAAACACTGTTAATATGGTGACTGTGCAGATGCCTTCTGCAACCCCTCAGACATCATTAAACATCAGTGGGCTCCTAGCAGATAGGAATGTAGTCCTTATGGAACAGCCAGAGGCCAGAGGTGCACCCTCAGGAGATAACAGAGAGTTTGTGCAGGAGAGAAACTTCATGAATGCAATGAATGTGGTTATGCCTTCAGTGGTcaattatatcttattttatgTCACAAAAAACACATAG
- the LOC115847696 gene encoding zinc finger protein 649-like isoform X5 yields MMKAQGTWTVLLQGSLTLKDVAVDFTWEEWQLLDPDQKDLYRDVMLENYSNLVSIGYQVNKPDILSKLEQGEPPWTLEDEVHSHPHPGMQDPSSPTRHRTCTLCIGR; encoded by the exons atgatgaAGGCTCAG GGCACATGGACTGTGTTGTTACAGGGATCGCTGACACTGAAGGATGTGGCCGTGGACTTCACATGGGAGGAGTGGCAGCTCCTGGACCCTGATCAGAAGGACCTGTACAGGGACGTGATGCTGGAGAACTATAGCAACCTGGTGTCCATAG GGTATCAAGTTAACAAACCTGATATACTCTCCAAGTTGGAACAAGGAGAACCACCATGGACCTTAGAAGATGAAGTTCACAGTCACCCCCATCCAG gcatgcaggatcccagctccccaacAAGGCAccgaacctgcaccctctgcattggaaggtga
- the LOC115847696 gene encoding zinc finger protein 649-like isoform X6 gives MMKAQGTWTVLLQGSLTLKDVAVDFTWEEWQLLDPDQKDLYRDVMLENYSNLVSIGYQVNKPDILSKLEQGEPPWTLEDEVHSHPHPGSQLPNKAPNLHPLHWKVKS, from the exons atgatgaAGGCTCAG GGCACATGGACTGTGTTGTTACAGGGATCGCTGACACTGAAGGATGTGGCCGTGGACTTCACATGGGAGGAGTGGCAGCTCCTGGACCCTGATCAGAAGGACCTGTACAGGGACGTGATGCTGGAGAACTATAGCAACCTGGTGTCCATAG GGTATCAAGTTAACAAACCTGATATACTCTCCAAGTTGGAACAAGGAGAACCACCATGGACCTTAGAAGATGAAGTTCACAGTCACCCCCATCCAG gatcccagctccccaacAAGGCAccgaacctgcaccctctgcattggaaggtgaagtcttaa
- the LOC115847696 gene encoding zinc finger protein 613-like isoform X3, which produces MKFTVTPIQACRIPAPQQGTEPAPSALEEIDKVDDHMQPHWQNQSILKMLEQCYEQNAFENIIYQSKSCFPLRPNHDVFDLHGKTMKSYLDVINLSTSCKKIESAEFNGDGRSFLHVDHEQTHTEIKHRDIHKIENTHECTECGKAFLKKSRLNEHKRIHTEKKPHRCSVCGKTFSKKFKLTEHQRTHKGEKPHECRECGKAFLRKFQLTEHQKTHTGNKPHVCSVCAKAFYRKFKLTEHQRTHTGEKPYECPECGKAFFRKAELVIHQRNKRGEKPHVCNECGKGFSRKSQLILHQKIHTGEKSYICSECGKGFIQKGNLIIHQRTHTGEKPYGCTECGKAFSQKACLIAHQRFHTGKTPFVCTDCGKSCSQKSGLIKHQRIHTGEKPYACSDCGKAFTTKTMLIVHQRTHTGERPYGCNECGKAFSHMSCLVKHKRTHTREKQVDSVKVEYPSTKGHSLLDTSELMQGENTVNMVTVQMPSATPQTSLNISGLLADRNVVLMEQPEARGAPSGDNREFVQERNFMNAMNVVMPSVVNYILFYVTKNT; this is translated from the exons ATGAAGTTCACAGTCACCCCCATCCAG gcatgcaggatcccagctccccaacAAGGCAccgaacctgcaccctctgcattggaag AAATTGATAAAGTGGATGATCATATGCAGCCACACTGGCAAAACCAAAGTATACTGAAAATGTTGGAACAGTGTTATGAACAGAATGCATTTGAGAATATTATTTATCAGAGCAAAAGTTGTTTTCCTTTGAGGCCAAATCATGATGTATTTGATTTACATGGGAAAACTATGAAATCATATTTAGATGTAATCAACCTGAGTACAAGCTGCAAAAAAATAGAGTCTGCTGAGTTTAATGGAGATGGGAGATCCTTTCTCCATGTTGATCATGAGCAAACTCATACTGAAATTAAACATCGGGACATACACAAAATAGAGAATACCCACGAATGtactgaatgtgggaaagccttcctCAAGAAGTCTCGGCTCAATGAACATAAGAGAATTCATACAGAAAAGAAACCCCACAGATGTAGTGTCTGTGGGAAAACCTTCTCCAAGAAGTTCAAGCTCACTGAACATCAGCGAACTCACAAAGGAGAGAAACCCCATGAGTGCcgtgaatgtggaaaagccttcctCAGGAAATTTCAGCTTACTGAACATCAGAAGACTCATACAGGAAATAAACCCCATGTATGCAGTGTATGTGCGAAAGCATTCTACAGAAAGTTCAAGCTAACTGAACACCAGAGaactcatacaggagagaaaccctatgaatgtccTGAATGTGGCAAAGCCTTCTTTAGGAAGGCAGAGCTCGTTATAcatcagagaaacaaaagaggagaaaaaccCCATGTATGCAATGAGTGTGGGAAAGGTTTCTCCAGAAAATCACAGCTCATTCTGCACCAGAAAATTCATACAGGAGAGAAATCTTATATatgcagtgaatgtggaaaagGTTTCATACAGAAGGGCAATCTTATTATACATCAACgaactcacactggagagaaaccctatggaTGCACTGAATGTGGTAAGGCCTTCAGCCAGAAGGCATGCCTCATAGCACATCAGCGATTTCATACAGGAAAGACTCCCTTTGTATGTACTGACTGTGGAAAATCTTGTTCACAGAAATCAGGACTCATtaaacatcagagaattcacacaggagagaaaccctatgcatgcagtgactgtgggaaagccttcactACAAAGACAATGCTCATTGTCCATCAAAGAACTCACACGGGAGAGAGGCCCTATGGATGCAATGAGTGTGGGAAAGCTTTCTCCCACATGTCATGCTTGGTTAAACATAAGAGGACACACACAAGAGAGAAACAAGTAGATTCAGTGAAGGTGGAATATCCTTCCACAAAGGGTCACAGCTTATTAGATACTAGTGAACTCATGCAGGGGGAAAACACTGTTAATATGGTGACTGTGCAGATGCCTTCTGCAACCCCTCAGACATCATTAAACATCAGTGGGCTCCTAGCAGATAGGAATGTAGTCCTTATGGAACAGCCAGAGGCCAGAGGTGCACCCTCAGGAGATAACAGAGAGTTTGTGCAGGAGAGAAACTTCATGAATGCAATGAATGTGGTTATGCCTTCAGTGGTcaattatatcttattttatgTCACAAAAAACACATAG
- the ZNF577 gene encoding zinc finger protein 577 isoform X8: MINVQASLSFEDVAVHFTWEEWQLLDPSQKDLYRNVMWENYCNLVSVGYQTPKPDSLFQLEQGEPPWTVEGAGQSQTCPAFWI, encoded by the exons ATGATCAATGTCCAG GCATCTTTGTCATTTGAGGACGTGGCTGTGCATTTCACCTGGGAAGAGTGGCAGTTACTGGACCCATCTCAGAAGGACCTGTACAGAAATGTCATGTGGGAGAACTACTGCAACCTAGTGTCAGTAG GATATCAGACTCCCAAACCAGATTCACTCTTCCAGTTGGAACAAGGAGAACCCCCATGGACGGTAGAGGGAGCAGGCCAGAGTCAAACCTGTCCAG ctttctgGATCTGA